The following proteins come from a genomic window of Musa acuminata AAA Group cultivar baxijiao chromosome BXJ1-7, Cavendish_Baxijiao_AAA, whole genome shotgun sequence:
- the LOC135679184 gene encoding casein kinase 1-like, protein MEHVVAGKFKLGKKIGSGSFGELYLGVNIQSGEEVAVKLESVKAKHPQLHYESKLYIHLQGGTGIPHLKWFGVEGEYNVMVIDLLGPSLEDLFNYCNRRFSLKSVLMLADQLINRVEYIHSKGFLHRDIKPDNFLMGLGRKANQVYIIDYGLAKKYRDLQTHKHMPYRENKNLTGTARYASVNTHLGVEQSRRDDLESLGYVLMYFLRGSLPLQGLKAGNKKQKYDRISEKKMLTPVEALCKSYPSEFVSYFHYCRSLRFEDKPDYSSSSCPPHIQAVQKIATRPDGTT, encoded by the exons ATGGAGCACGTGGTGGCCGGAAAATTTAAACTTGGCAAAAAGATTGGTAGTGGTTCTTTTGGAGAGCTTTATCTCG GTGTCAACATACAAAGCGGAGAGGAAGTGGCGGTAAAGCTT GAGTCTGTGAAGGCAAAGCATCCTCAACTTCATTATGAGTCAAAGTTGTATATTCATCTCCAAGGAGGAA CTGGAATTCCCCATCTAAAGTGGTTTGGTGTGGAAGGAGAATACAATGTCATGGTCATTGATCTTCTTGGGCCTAGCCTTGAAGACTTGTTCAACTACTGTAACCGGAGGTTTTCACTGAAATCAGTGCTAATGCTTGCTGATCAATTA aTTAACCGAGTTGAGTATATACACTCAAAGGGGTTTCTGCACCGTGATATAAAGCCAGATAACTTTCTTATGGGCCTTGGTCGTAAAGCAAATCAG GTTTATATCATTGACTATGGCCTTGCAAAGAAATATAGGGATCTTCAAACTCATAAGCACATGCCGTACAG GGAGAATAAGAACCTAACAGGAACAGCACGTTATGCAAGTGTTAATACACATCTTGGGGTTG AGCAAAGCCGACGAGATGATTTAGAATCTCTTGGCTATGTTCTTATGTATTTTTTAAGAGGAAG CCTTCCTTTGCAAGGGCTTAAAGCTGGCAATAAAAAGCAGAAGTATGATAGAATTAGTGAAAAGAAAATGCTTACTCCCGTAGAG GCACTTTGCAAGTCATATCCATcagaatttgtatcatacttccaTTACTGTCGATCATTGCGATTTGAGGACAAGCCAGATTATTCCAGCAGTTCATGTCCACCGCACATCCAAGCAGTCCAAAAGATTGCAACTCGACCTGATGGAACGACATGA